A window of Vibrio ishigakensis contains these coding sequences:
- the truC gene encoding tRNA pseudouridine(65) synthase TruC — MLEIIYQDEYLVAVNKPAGMLVHRSWLDKHETQFVMQTLRDQIGQHVFPLHRLDRPTSGVLVFALSSEYASKMMPMFAGHKFVKTYHAIVRGWIDKGDRLDYALKVELDKIADKFASEDKEAQSAVTDYKPLAKVEVPYSTGKFPTSRYCLMELSPLTGRKHQLRRHMKHLRHPIVGDTTHGDGKHNRLYREEFGCERLMLHASRLEFEHPFTGMQMVLEARFDDTWKNLIERFEWQDAFTE; from the coding sequence ATGCTAGAGATTATCTACCAAGACGAGTATCTGGTAGCAGTGAACAAACCGGCGGGAATGCTGGTTCATCGCTCATGGCTCGATAAGCATGAGACTCAGTTTGTGATGCAGACCCTGCGCGACCAAATTGGCCAGCACGTATTCCCTTTGCACCGTTTAGATAGACCCACCTCTGGGGTGTTAGTGTTCGCTCTATCTAGCGAATACGCCTCTAAGATGATGCCTATGTTTGCCGGACATAAGTTTGTTAAGACCTATCATGCGATCGTACGTGGTTGGATAGATAAGGGGGATCGCCTCGATTATGCCCTTAAGGTTGAGCTAGATAAGATTGCAGATAAGTTTGCCAGTGAAGATAAAGAGGCGCAGTCAGCGGTTACCGATTATAAGCCTTTGGCTAAGGTCGAAGTGCCTTATTCTACCGGCAAGTTTCCTACTTCACGCTATTGCTTGATGGAGTTGTCTCCACTAACGGGTCGCAAGCATCAGCTTCGCCGTCATATGAAGCACCTAAGACATCCGATTGTTGGGGATACTACTCACGGTGATGGTAAGCATAATAGGCTGTATCGTGAGGAGTTTGGCTGTGAGCGCTTGATGCTACATGCATCACGATTAGAGTTTGAGCATCCGTTTACTGGAATGCAGATGGTGCTTGAAGCGCGCTTTGATGATACTTGGAAAAACCTGATTGAGCGTTTCGAATGGCAGGACGCATTTACGGAATAG
- a CDS encoding YqcC family protein: MNKQVIKLEKLFQQLTQRLQSVQKWDIEPPSQTALMSTQPFAVDTLSPEQWLKWIFVPKMQGLIEQKQPLPSGFSIAPYFEEAWRNSEEMEPILDVIRAIDEVFAC; encoded by the coding sequence GTGAACAAACAGGTCATTAAGCTAGAAAAATTGTTTCAACAGCTTACACAGCGACTGCAAAGTGTCCAAAAGTGGGATATTGAGCCTCCTTCACAAACCGCTTTGATGAGTACCCAGCCATTTGCAGTGGACACGCTATCGCCAGAGCAGTGGTTGAAGTGGATCTTTGTTCCTAAGATGCAAGGCCTGATAGAACAAAAGCAGCCACTGCCTTCGGGTTTTTCTATTGCCCCCTATTTTGAAGAGGCTTGGAGAAATAGTGAGGAGATGGAGCCTATTTTGGATGTAATTCGCGCAATTGATGAGGTGTTTGCATGCTAG
- a CDS encoding DUF3549 family protein, which translates to MEQISTLTQILTDSGCEFTIHDLGRRIEQIDNQDFARIERGQQAYPYPIQRQAQFAISYWNEQKQPWIWFLKFDLDERGLLSPTDIGNFIKFVVEAMGSRLQKELSEEVQQELANNPYTYKPKEDKLAVFNSQITAHLGLAPSQYLAHTLDYFSGNLGWGNWQTVGLQGITDLSARLSEGNNEQLVKKSLNQLPGQPLYALLGALEHQDISASLAGRIYDLALDQLNSSECDLFLLSALVRALAGDNSDKLDSLVTAILSEAKFSHQEVLIAIAGRCWTPLQQQAIAEQFLIRLAETNNQNLFNQLFADLVMLPKLRIIILPMLHQAPSKALAEALLTLQAQTKGKQ; encoded by the coding sequence ATGGAACAAATTTCTACTCTTACGCAAATTCTGACCGACAGCGGTTGTGAATTCACCATTCACGATCTCGGTCGTCGCATCGAACAAATCGACAATCAAGACTTTGCCCGCATCGAACGTGGCCAGCAGGCCTATCCGTATCCAATCCAGCGTCAGGCTCAATTTGCCATCTCATACTGGAATGAACAGAAACAGCCTTGGATCTGGTTCTTAAAGTTTGACCTAGATGAGCGAGGCCTACTCAGCCCAACAGATATAGGTAACTTCATTAAGTTTGTGGTTGAGGCTATGGGCTCAAGGCTGCAAAAAGAACTAAGCGAAGAGGTTCAGCAAGAACTGGCTAACAATCCATACACCTACAAGCCAAAAGAAGACAAGCTTGCCGTGTTTAATAGCCAGATAACGGCTCATCTTGGTCTAGCACCGAGCCAATATCTTGCTCATACCCTAGACTACTTCTCTGGAAATCTAGGTTGGGGCAACTGGCAAACCGTTGGTTTACAAGGCATCACAGACCTGAGTGCTCGCTTGAGTGAAGGCAATAACGAGCAACTAGTGAAGAAGAGCTTGAACCAGCTCCCTGGCCAGCCGCTGTATGCCCTGCTTGGTGCTTTAGAACACCAAGATATCTCCGCCTCTCTCGCAGGTCGTATCTATGACCTAGCGCTGGATCAGCTAAATAGCTCGGAGTGTGATCTCTTCTTACTATCTGCTCTAGTGCGCGCATTGGCTGGAGACAACAGCGATAAACTGGACTCCCTAGTTACCGCCATCTTGTCCGAGGCTAAGTTCAGCCACCAAGAGGTGCTGATTGCCATCGCAGGTCGCTGCTGGACACCATTACAACAGCAAGCGATTGCCGAGCAGTTCTTGATTCGCCTGGCAGAGACTAACAATCAGAACCTGTTTAATCAGCTGTTCGCTGATCTGGTGATGCTGCCTAAGCTTCGCATCATCATTCTGCCTATGCTGCATCAAGCCCCATCGAAGGCGCTAGCGGAAGCACTTCTGACACTGCAAGCTCAGACCAAGGGCAAGCAATAG
- a CDS encoding DUF3301 domain-containing protein, translating into MGDLFAILGLIILLALFWQHRRQAEVARTAIGRYCNKLDLQVVSISSGAHKVRDASGRWYWHTEFAFEFSALGDDCYQGKLIMQGMRIMHFQTQPHRM; encoded by the coding sequence ATGGGTGACCTATTTGCGATATTGGGGCTAATCATACTGCTGGCCCTTTTTTGGCAGCACAGACGACAGGCAGAGGTGGCTCGCACAGCGATTGGCCGTTACTGCAATAAGCTGGATCTGCAGGTGGTTAGCATCTCATCCGGCGCCCACAAAGTCAGAGATGCGAGCGGGCGCTGGTATTGGCATACAGAGTTTGCTTTTGAGTTTTCCGCACTAGGTGATGACTGCTACCAAGGCAAGCTCATCATGCAAGGAATGCGTATCATGCACTTTCAGACACAGCCTCACCGAATGTAG